From the Acidimicrobiales bacterium genome, the window CGTCGTCGGCGTCTTCAACTGGCACAGCTGCCGGTCCACGACGACATCGTCTCCACGGGGCGCTTCGACACCGGCTGAGGCGCGCTGAGCCTTGGCCGTGGTGCAGTCCTGTTCGACGCGCTTCAATCCTCGCTCATCCGATAATCCGATCGTGACGCCTGGAGTCGAGGCCCACACCTGGACCTCACCGACCGATCGAGGACCCGGGGTCCGGCCTTGCATGAGAACAACACACCCTTATGTGAAGATGGGAGCAGCCTTCAGTGAAGACCATACAGTGGAGACGATGGGACTCGAACCCACGACCCCCTGCTTGCAAAGCAGGTGCTCTACCAGCTGAGCTACGTCCCCGTGGCCCGCACGGGGGCCCACCGACAGGATACGTGGCCACGGCGGGCGGGTTGCGCGGTCGGGCCGATCGGCATCCCCGACCGCAGGCGACGCGTCAGTGCTTCGACACCACCCACTTGAATCTGACCGATGCCGTCGACGACGTGTCCGACACGGTGACCGTGACCGTGGTGCGCCCGCGGATCATGGGGATCCCCGAGACGACGCCCGACGTCGGGTTGATGGACAGACCGGCCGGCAGGCCCACGGCTGCGTAGCCGAGCGTCTGGCCGCGCACGTCGACGGCGGTCATCGGCACCGACACCGGGGCGCCGGTCACCGACCGCTCGTTGCCGGGGGCCGTGACGAGGACCGCCGAGTGGGCGACCTCACAGCCGCCGCTCCTCCCGGAGTCGTTGGCCCACAGGCCCTGGACGTCGAACGTGCCGGTCGCCAACGTGAGGTAGACGGCCGCCCCGGGCAGGCCCGGGCTGACGTAGTCGCACTTGTCGGCGATCTCGTTGCCCCGCCGGTCCAGCCAGCCCGTCGAGGCGTCGGGGTCGGTGAGGGTCTCGGCGTACTCGTGGCTGGCCGTCTCGTTGACGCCGTCGAGGACCCCGTTCATCCCCGTCGAGGCGCACCCACCCACCCCCGCGTCGGGGATGTAGGGGAAGTTGGTGTACGCCACCGCCGGCCCGGTCACGTGGCCGGCGAAGAAGGGGTCGCCGCTGTTGTCGTGGTAGGCGCAGTACCCGTTGCGGGGGTCGAGCCATCCATCGGGGTTGGTCAGCGGGGGCGACACGATGACGAATTGCGCCTGGCTCGACGAGTCGCCGAAATGCACGGCGGCGTCGGCGGCCTCCTGGGCCAGCTGGGTGCCGTCCACGCCCCCGACGCTCGAATCCCCGGCGAAAGCGCCCTGGGGCGGCGTGAT encodes:
- a CDS encoding putative Ig domain-containing protein encodes the protein MRKDDGSPSAGHVPRRRLAWALGVAALSAATVTGATAGTAAAGTAAGSQGSGAIGLSDPTGGGHAYRHGALPLRTGAGHLGAAAVAAPSSTSPQGAGQGSRGPLRYRGGPVVTGSPRVYLVFWGSQWGTPSTGAGGYQHFSGDPDGLAPDLQAFFAGLGTDGELWSATVTQYCRGTTTGAKACPVAPGADHVAFPGAGVLGGVWEDTSITPPQGAFAGDSSVGGVDGTQLAQEAADAAVHFGDSSSQAQFVIVSPPLTNPDGWLDPRNGYCAYHDNSGDPFFAGHVTGPAVAYTNFPYIPDAGVGGCASTGMNGVLDGVNETASHEYAETLTDPDASTGWLDRRGNEIADKCDYVSPGLPGAAVYLTLATGTFDVQGLWANDSGRSGGCEVAHSAVLVTAPGNERSVTGAPVSVPMTAVDVRGQTLGYAAVGLPAGLSINPTSGVVSGIPMIRGRTTVTVTVSDTSSTASVRFKWVVSKH